GTGGTCGAGCCGGGGCGCCCGGCACTGGCGAAGATTGCTGAACACTTCGGTTCCGGTGTCCTGCAAGCCGATGGCACGCTGGACCGTGCGGCCCTGCGCAAGTTGATCTTTGAAGTGCCTGAAGAACGCCGCTGGCTCGAAGCCCTGCTGCATCCGTTGATCGCCGAGGAAATCGCGCACCATCTGGGGCTGGCAACATCGCCTTACGCGATTCTGGTTTCACCGTTGCTGATCGAATCCGGGCAGTACGCGATGACTCAAAGAATTCTGGTGATCGATGCCCCGCAACAACTGCAGATCGAACGCACCTTGCAGCGTGACCAGACCAGCGAACAGCAGGTCCAGGCGATCCTCAAGGCCCAGTCCAGCCGTGAAGACCGCGTGAGCCGTGCCGATGATGTGGTGGTCAACGACCGCGACCTCGCCTGGTTGCACAGCGAAGTCGAGCGCCTGCATCACTTTTACCTGACTTTATCCGGAGGCCAGTCATGAGCCCTACAACCGTCGAATGCCCAACCTGCGGCGCCCCCGTGGAATTCACC
The Pseudomonas fluorescens genome window above contains:
- the coaE gene encoding dephospho-CoA kinase (Dephospho-CoA kinase (CoaE) performs the final step in coenzyme A biosynthesis.), with product MNTPVEKPWILGLTGGIGSGKSAAAQHFIDLGIHVVDADHAARWVVEPGRPALAKIAEHFGSGVLQADGTLDRAALRKLIFEVPEERRWLEALLHPLIAEEIAHHLGLATSPYAILVSPLLIESGQYAMTQRILVIDAPQQLQIERTLQRDQTSEQQVQAILKAQSSREDRVSRADDVVVNDRDLAWLHSEVERLHHFYLTLSGGQS